One Aquarana catesbeiana isolate 2022-GZ linkage group LG11, ASM4218655v1, whole genome shotgun sequence genomic window carries:
- the LOC141112611 gene encoding CKLF-like MARVEL transmembrane domain-containing protein 3 yields MGDPESEASPPRSALRALIPGRDFITSRKGQLLLAEWVVSFLTFICYIASTAVSLMTIPLIEFLWALFTFFAYSTKLNEQLKGILWPLLDFIRCVSAAIIYFIVSLVAVSKYSCAASKAAAVLGFIATIVFAIDFYIIFNDLIKFLKKGEPEENEPQQQKSDDDDFDSDSD; encoded by the exons ATGGGGGACCCCGAGAGTGAGGCCAGCCCCCCCCGATCCGCCCTCCGAGCCCTCATCCCCGGGAGAGACTTCATCACCTCCCGCAAGGGGCAACTACTGCTGGCCGAGTGG GTGGTGTCTTTTCTCACGTTCATCTGTTACATTGCATCGACCGCCGTCAGTCTGATGACCATACCGCTCATAGAGTTCCTTTGGGCTCTCTTTACATTTTTTGCCTATTCCACTAAACTGAATGAGCAGCTGAAGGGGATCTTGTGGCCTCTGCTG GACTTCATTCGCTGTGTGTCCGCCGCCATCATCTACTTCATAGTGTCCCTTGTAGCCGTGTCCAAATACTCCTGTGCGGCATCCAAAGCTGCTGCG GTTCTAGGTTTTATAGCAACAATTGTTTTCGCAATAGACTTCTACATTATCTTCAATGACCTCATCAAGTTTCTGAAGAAAGGCGAACCTGAGGAGAATGAACCGCAGCAACAGAAGTCAGATG